A genomic region of Aspergillus oryzae RIB40 DNA, chromosome 1 contains the following coding sequences:
- a CDS encoding uncharacterized protein (intracellular membrane-bound Ca2+-independent phospholipase A2) has translation MNEKLPTEYDLSVPPMRADGFDADTERPLRILSLDGGGVRGLSSLCILREVMQRLSPEGKPRKPCEVFDMIAGTSTGGLCAIMLGRLEMTVDECIEAYNQFMKKIFNVSSLRKNTRLVWKGCRFGADNIEAVIKELINERLGDSEAPLLNEHGQCKAFVLAVRQDAANSKGPVHLRSYFNTQQKSLLPNVKAWEASRATSAAPTYFPPMEVSTDKGVKHKLIDAALGANNPVGWLWNEVLSVFGAGRPIDCILSIGTGIPKNQVFGESVKGAITGLGSAITNTELANILFRTLIDAYAPESRRLKYIRLNVGREIEDWPEDAMEKENEELAEMDSLTQIDGFIERTEQYIKEQEPRIRRCASTLNRNLFRR, from the exons CATTGCGCATTCTGTCTTTGG ACGGAGGAGGTGTTCGGGGTCTCTCCTCCCTATGCATCCTGCGTGAGGTGATGCAGCGTCTCAGTCCAGAGGGCAAACCCCGAAAGCCTTGTGAAGTGTTTGACATGATTGCTGGTACCAGCACCGGAGG CCTGTGCGCCATTATGTTGGGCCGACTGGAGATGACTGTTGATGAGTGTATCGAGGCATACAACCAGttcatgaagaaaatcttcaatgtttcttctctgagGAAGAACACACGCCTTGTCTGGAAGGGTTGCAGATTCGGTGCCGATAATATTGAAGCGGTTATTAAGGAGTTGATAAATGAGAGATTGGGTGACTCTGAAGCACCTCTCCTGAATGAGCACGGCCAGTGCAAAGC CTTTGTCCTTGCCGTTCGTCAAGACGCCGCCAACAGCAAAGGACCTGTCCACCTGCGTTCTTACTTCAACACACAGCAGAAgtctcttcttcccaatgTAAAGGCGTGGGAGGCTTCTCGAGCAACATCTGCTGCTCCTACTTACTTCCCGCCCATGGAGGTCTCCACCGACAAGGGGGTAAAGCACAAGTTGATCGATGCTGCTCTGGGTGCTAACAACCCTGTTGGATG GCTATGGAACGAAGTCCTGAGCGTCTTCGGTGCCGGTCGTCCCATCGACTGTATTCTAAGCATCGGCACCGGTATCCCCAAGAACCAAGTCTTCGGCGAGAGCGTAAAAGGTGCCATCACTGGTCTGGGCAGTGCAATCACAAACACAGAGCTGGCTAACATTCTCTTCCGCACGCTGATCGACGCGTACGCCCCGGAGTCCAGACGGCTTAAGTATATCCGACTGAATGTTGGCCGCGAAATTGAGGATTGGCCAGAGGATGCtatggagaaggagaatgaagagcttGCTGAGATGGATAGTCTTACGCAGATTGATGGGTTTATCGAAAGAACAGAGCAGTATATCAAGGAACAGGAGCCTCGCATTCGTCGGTGCGCTAGCACCTTGAACAGGAATTTGTTCCGTCGCTAG
- a CDS encoding class I SAM-dependent methyltransferase (predicted protein), whose amino-acid sequence MPNDEAEQDRLDLVHHMFSVMLNGELFLAPVENPQTILDLGTGTGIWAIDVAEYIFPFKKFPCKRIQLTLCSQFPSAKVIGNDLSPIQPSWVPPNVEFVVDDFEDVWMHDRNYFDYVHARTISGFEHLDHNILITRVSCVQDWGRLMKQAYDHLKPSGYFECAEFVIDAFSDDGTFKQDSPYREYINNLNKAGEITGRPMNVATSLKTWMKNAGFENVTEVVYVIPYGPWPKDPKLKEIGRWQYVQAPEGVEAYGLRLYTQVLGWPESEAKLHQALVKQQLRDKSLHIYGKLCVVRQFSLTIPLQVILLLTVAQDMWSMVGSVERNERKKSGARCLESM is encoded by the exons ATGCCGAACGATGAAGCAGAGCAGGATCGCCTTGACTTG GTGCATCATAT GTTTTCTGTGATGCTCAACGGAGAGCTATTTCTCGCACCTGTCGAGAATCCTCAAACAATTTTGGATTTGGGAACAGGCACAGGTATCTGGGCGATAGATGTTGCTGagtatatatttccttttaAGAAATTTCCATGCAAAAGAATACAATTAACGTTATGCAGCCAATTTCCCTCGGCTAAGGTTATAGGAAACGATCTGAGCCCTATCCAACCTTCTTGGGTACCCCCAAACGTCGAatttgttgtcgatgatTTCGAAGATGTATGGATGCACGATCGGAACTATTTCGATTATGTTCATGCTCGCACAATTTCAGG TTTTGAGCATCTAGACCACAATATACTGATAACCAGGGTCAGTTGTGTCCAAGACTGGGGACGTCTAATGAAGCAGGCCTATGACCATCTGAAACCAAGCGGATACTTTGAATGTGCCGAGTTTGTCATAGATGCTTTCAGCGACGATGGAACATTCAAGCAAGATTCACCTTATCGAGAGtatatcaacaacctcaacaAAGCAGGTGAAATCACGGGAAGACCAATGAATGTCGCCACGTCCTTGAAGACTTGGATGAAGAATGCCGGTTTCGAGAATGTAACTGAAGTGGTCTACGTGATTCCATATGGACCATGGCCTAAGGATCCTAAGCTTAAGGAGATTGGCAGATGGCAGTATGTGCAGGCCCCAGAGGGCGTGGAGGCTTACGGTCTTCGTCTATACACGCAGGTGTTGGGATGGCCGGAGTCCGAGGCCAAATTGCACCAGGCTCTTGTTAAGCAGCAACTCCGCGATAAGTCTTTGCATATCTATGGGAAGCTGTGCGTCGTCCGACAATTCTCCTTAACTATTCCATTACAGGTGATTTTATTGCTGACTGTTGCGCAAGATATGTGGTCTATGGTAGGAAGCGTGGAACGGAatgagaggaaaaagagtgGTGCGCGCTGTCTGGAATCCATGTGA